One region of Primulina tabacum isolate GXHZ01 chromosome 17, ASM2559414v2, whole genome shotgun sequence genomic DNA includes:
- the LOC142531345 gene encoding 26S proteasome regulatory subunit 4 homolog B-like, producing MALNWLESCLELLMIYFHLSFLLLKLMQWVQKGMMLTLAVNDKIQRTILELLNQLDGFDARGDVKVILATNKIESLDLAPLRLGRIYRKIEFFLPDIKTRRRIFQVTHLDFKKAKDKVMFKKKEGAPEGLYM from the exons ATGGCCCTAAATTGGTTAGAGAGCTGTTTAGAGTTGCTGATGATCTATTTCCATCTATCGTTTTTATTGTTGAAATTGATGCAGTGGGTACAAAAAG GTATGATGCTCACTCTGGCGGTGAACGACAAAATTCAGAGGACTATATTAGAATTGCTGAACCAGTTAGATGGATTTGATGCTAGAGGAGATGTTAAGGTAATTCTTGCAACAAATAAAATTGAAAGTCTTGATCTTGCCCCCCTCCGGCTAGGTAGAATATACCGAAAGATTGAATTCTTTCTTCCAGATATCAAAACAAGGAGGCGTATTTTCCAG GTGACACATTTAGATTTCAAGAAAGCGAAAGACAAGGTAATGTTCAAAAAGAAAGAAGGCGCTCCGGAGGGGCTTTACATGTGA
- the LOC142530425 gene encoding uncharacterized protein LOC142530425 translates to MEIIQLGEYSEDNANFPRRSIKSLEHDVPKMQTEAEMSRRHDQKKKKEKNPSPIHSRPVLKERRKPQPTPPAALSLTTTASAERRLDHRTRSVDLNKFFPKPLHLFSVLNREEIEWIKPCSKLSVRTSSSSIPVKVHGTIAYVSQSAWIQSGSIRENILLGSNFGNNKYQDTLDRCSLLKYLKLLPYGELTEIGSGGQKQRIQLARALYKDADIYLLDDPFSALDAHTALSLFNEYVIEALSTMTDLLVTHQVDFLHAFDSILFGYTKQKKRDCCGFYKKSRVNKV, encoded by the exons ATGGAAATTATTCAACTCGGTGAGTACAGTGAGGACAATGCAAATTTTCCAAGAAGATCTATTAAGTCCCTTGAACATGATGTTCCTAAGATGCAAACAGAAGCAGAAATGAGCAGAAGACATGATCAA aagaaaaagaaggaaaaaaaccCATCCCCAATTCATTCCCGCCCCGTactaaaagaaagaagaaaaccCCAACCCACTCCTCCCGCTGCTCTCTCCCTCACCACGACAGCTTCCGCCGAGCGCCGCCTAGACCACCGGACAAGAAGCGTCGATCTCAATAAGTTCTTCCCCAAGCCCCTGCACCTCTTTTCTGTACTGAATCGAGAAGAAATCGAGTGGATCAAACCCTGTTCGAAGTTGTCTGTGCGCACGAGTTCTTCTTCGATTCCG GTAAAAGTACATGGGACAATTGCTTATGTCTCTCAATCGGCTTGGATTCAATCAGGAAGCATTCGAGAAAACATTCTCTTAGGGTCTAACTTCGGTAACAACAAATATCAAGATACACTAGATAGGTGTTCACTACTTAAATATCTCAAGCTGCTACCTTATGGTGAACTCACTGAGATAGGAAGTGGTGGCCAAAAACAACGGATTCAGCTTGCTCGTGCTCTTTATAAGGATGCTGACATATATCTCTTGGATGATCCATTTAGTGCCTTGGATGCACACACTGCCCTGAGTTTGTTTAAC GAATATGTAATTGAAGCCCTCTCAACAATGACAGATTTGCTCGTGACTCATCAAGTTGAttttcttcatgcatttgattcTATCTTG TTTGGATATACAAAGCAAAAGAAAAGAGATTGCTGTGGCTTTTATAAAAAATCCCGGGTCAACAAAGTGTAG